Proteins encoded by one window of Blautia luti:
- a CDS encoding AAA family ATPase produces the protein MALNFFKQRDIDEMDVNDIPEEFINYLETLDEAGKIGLLASRPDIAKVLGVSVEGSNQDTVNTTDDSSEIVQEDERNPKSSAVFEEKQDIRNSGDVEPDVDEPEEVDEEFIAIQNNYYEGKRLAEILKDNMEPLEALAIPDKTDKCFIHRVPFKEKQIRYTGKGATYGVVLKICPQCNRIYLEESGKEYIHEALTKRNIAHTFYSLETSNQYLRSQMKAYEIADQDKIYIPEIWTEDNPLCPVHEEALFEIPCIKKYKDRKVEFTGYFCDKCNKILMRSSSVAEIEDNCALNGVPVIETESLVKKRPKKQLIKMREIKPDYIVENGKHEIYTYSHAADCFKLTEEDTVVVSDSIYCSLEGHKTEEVLVLIWVNQKKGGRKSYIFVVGYCSQCQKYYMDIDDYNVIYPLGRPEVTIISDVNDADYQITSGEVFNLERNHLNNIESGITGEIKEIHGSTDYVNPYAVGDYDDGNLSFAKSLSANKYGKRLEELENYIPKPYSYRVDISADGETETYYIGASDVILKDGKKVISANSDLGYELINYQTIKVHKDGKEYGIKLSRQFDIDQASLYGYVNLRTDEDVIFQSGITDPFLVRVLNMRKKQHSLTDIFVTIQENQNKIVNTDFNKNIIVQGCAGSGKTMVLLHRLSALKYKQRYFDFSQNALILTPNEQFSLHIKGLAEGLQIGSVHRISVEQYYLDMLLQYDSAFKPENKIVSEMQVRQDYVDYIYSDQFKNDFERAYNDILEKRNGLVDILIQLQEAMNQEKKTISWTEESRFTIQMKYSVDALNDLVRKKEQDFASAQDKITKAEERRAFLEDRIPASEQFAKSIVQESLPRVNTKIGEYVLEKQQEIEALNKKIQELQKEYARIQGALIIFGKRAKLEKLDADIKEVKAKVIPLQTQLDEQKKILSMSQDGKEDDEILAWMKQVSVYVKKIQDEVRLCSNAKDEYSRFFNELSESDDNIKAAYEEYHRVEAEQYSEEIKKTIQYLYEQLEKYSLVNIYQQIYDESVQVFKEKNGVKSITGKCHRYDLYVQLMFAMKYFNKKIGNMQFICVDEGQDLAVNEYRLLSELNQNNVVFNIFGDTNQVMKSGRGISDWNLLLSELQAEQYVLNENYRNTNQITRFCNDNFGLKTLQTGVDGPKVREISRRDLEKELAGLMVTTERVAILLPRTVQKMKYLDMDILPENIRNMIGETMDNGFIAVMYVDEVKGIEFDKVFVVSAKMRRNEKYIAYTRALSELIIVVDESIAEYDTESNKNQEINTNKKEHKTESKKRKSAALKWDGKKKLQKDEIVEKSSVQEFSEEREIFLNQIEVENSSQFKEPVKELLENIENYYKKYGKLDLPIRVAVDGQKYLLKDNYAQYVVASNLKLQKVNAICIKKTDEIQRNQEKNLSEQKEELLPGALNEEKRVEQQSSDLLLHISCIYKEKKNKCYNINCVENIGKRCVQDEQCVFYIAATEKLSESEKHEIEMDIKNAEIYLRNSETEKHRKITTTQPEHFDGIRSIPINQIEVPPCFKKNRPAEKKIDSMIEYYKEHGHFDKPVTVVLRDDKYVLKDKFLRYYVGKELKLKEIDAICTVDQHSKESDDNVW, from the coding sequence ATGGCATTAAATTTCTTTAAACAACGGGATATTGATGAAATGGACGTAAATGATATTCCGGAAGAATTTATCAATTATTTAGAGACATTAGATGAAGCTGGGAAAATAGGATTATTAGCTTCAAGACCTGATATAGCTAAAGTATTGGGTGTGTCAGTAGAAGGCAGTAATCAAGATACAGTAAATACTACCGATGATTCTAGTGAAATAGTGCAGGAAGATGAAAGAAACCCGAAATCATCAGCAGTATTTGAAGAAAAACAAGACATACGGAATAGTGGGGATGTGGAACCGGATGTTGATGAACCGGAAGAAGTAGATGAAGAGTTTATAGCAATTCAGAATAATTACTATGAAGGAAAGAGATTAGCAGAAATATTGAAGGATAATATGGAGCCGCTGGAGGCATTAGCGATTCCGGATAAGACAGATAAATGTTTCATACATCGGGTTCCATTCAAAGAGAAACAAATTAGATATACGGGGAAAGGGGCAACATATGGTGTTGTCTTGAAAATATGTCCGCAATGTAATCGTATTTATTTGGAAGAATCAGGGAAAGAATATATTCATGAGGCATTAACCAAAAGAAATATTGCTCATACTTTTTATTCCTTGGAGACTAGCAACCAGTATTTAAGAAGTCAGATGAAGGCTTACGAAATTGCAGACCAGGACAAAATCTATATACCTGAAATCTGGACAGAAGACAATCCATTATGTCCTGTCCATGAGGAAGCACTTTTTGAAATTCCTTGTATAAAAAAATATAAAGATCGAAAAGTAGAGTTCACAGGATACTTTTGCGACAAATGCAATAAAATTCTTATGAGAAGTTCTTCTGTTGCGGAAATAGAAGATAACTGTGCCTTAAATGGTGTTCCGGTAATAGAAACAGAATCATTAGTTAAAAAGCGGCCGAAGAAACAGTTGATTAAAATGAGAGAAATAAAGCCGGACTATATCGTTGAAAACGGTAAACATGAGATATATACGTATAGTCATGCTGCGGATTGCTTCAAGTTGACTGAGGAGGATACCGTAGTAGTATCAGATTCTATTTATTGTTCGCTGGAAGGACATAAAACAGAGGAAGTATTGGTACTGATTTGGGTAAATCAAAAAAAAGGCGGCAGAAAATCTTATATTTTTGTGGTAGGATATTGCTCGCAGTGTCAGAAGTATTATATGGATATTGATGATTATAATGTGATTTACCCTTTGGGAAGACCAGAAGTTACAATCATAAGTGATGTAAATGATGCAGATTATCAAATTACTTCAGGTGAAGTATTTAATTTAGAAAGAAATCACCTTAATAATATAGAGTCAGGAATTACTGGTGAGATTAAAGAAATTCATGGAAGCACGGATTACGTAAATCCATATGCAGTAGGTGATTATGATGACGGAAATTTATCCTTTGCAAAATCGCTCAGTGCAAATAAATACGGGAAAAGATTAGAGGAGTTAGAAAATTATATACCAAAGCCATATTCATACAGAGTGGATATTTCAGCAGATGGTGAGACAGAAACATATTATATCGGTGCATCAGATGTTATTTTGAAAGATGGTAAAAAGGTAATTTCAGCTAATAGTGATTTGGGATATGAGCTGATCAATTATCAGACCATAAAGGTTCATAAAGATGGAAAAGAATATGGCATTAAATTATCCAGACAATTTGATATTGATCAGGCGTCTTTATATGGATATGTGAATTTACGAACGGATGAGGATGTAATATTTCAAAGTGGTATTACGGATCCATTTCTGGTACGTGTGCTTAATATGCGTAAAAAACAGCATAGCCTTACAGATATTTTTGTAACCATTCAGGAAAATCAGAATAAGATTGTTAATACAGATTTTAATAAGAATATTATCGTACAGGGATGTGCAGGATCAGGAAAAACAATGGTTTTACTGCATAGACTTTCGGCACTAAAATATAAGCAACGGTATTTTGACTTTTCACAGAATGCTTTGATTTTGACACCAAACGAACAATTCAGCTTGCATATTAAAGGACTTGCAGAAGGTTTGCAAATAGGATCTGTACATAGAATATCTGTTGAGCAATACTATTTAGATATGCTTTTACAATATGATTCTGCATTTAAACCGGAAAACAAAATTGTTTCTGAAATGCAGGTACGTCAGGATTATGTGGATTACATTTATTCTGATCAATTTAAGAATGATTTTGAACGTGCATATAACGATATTCTGGAAAAGCGTAATGGATTAGTAGACATTCTGATTCAACTGCAGGAGGCGATGAATCAGGAAAAGAAAACTATTTCCTGGACTGAAGAGAGCAGATTTACAATCCAGATGAAATATAGTGTAGATGCGTTGAATGATCTGGTAAGAAAAAAAGAACAAGATTTTGCATCTGCCCAAGATAAAATTACAAAAGCAGAAGAACGTAGGGCGTTTCTGGAAGATCGAATTCCGGCTTCAGAACAGTTTGCAAAGAGCATTGTACAAGAATCTTTGCCAAGAGTTAATACCAAGATTGGTGAATACGTATTGGAAAAGCAACAGGAGATTGAAGCACTTAATAAGAAAATTCAGGAGTTACAGAAAGAATATGCCCGTATTCAAGGTGCATTGATTATTTTTGGAAAACGGGCAAAGCTGGAAAAACTGGATGCAGATATTAAAGAAGTCAAAGCCAAGGTAATTCCTTTACAGACGCAATTGGATGAACAAAAGAAGATTTTGTCCATGAGCCAGGATGGAAAGGAAGATGATGAAATCCTTGCATGGATGAAACAAGTCTCAGTATACGTTAAAAAAATACAGGATGAAGTACGATTATGCAGTAATGCAAAAGATGAATATAGTCGTTTTTTCAATGAGTTGAGTGAATCTGATGATAATATTAAAGCAGCCTACGAAGAATATCATCGTGTTGAAGCAGAACAATATTCGGAAGAGATAAAAAAGACAATTCAATATCTGTACGAACAATTAGAAAAATATTCTTTAGTGAATATATATCAGCAAATATATGATGAATCCGTGCAGGTGTTCAAAGAGAAAAATGGTGTTAAAAGCATCACAGGAAAATGTCATAGATATGACTTGTATGTACAGCTGATGTTTGCAATGAAGTATTTTAATAAGAAAATTGGAAATATGCAGTTTATATGCGTGGATGAGGGACAGGATCTGGCAGTAAATGAATATAGATTATTGTCGGAATTAAACCAAAATAATGTGGTTTTCAATATTTTCGGGGACACCAATCAGGTAATGAAATCTGGTAGAGGTATATCAGATTGGAATCTGTTACTGTCGGAGCTTCAGGCAGAACAATATGTGTTGAATGAAAATTATAGAAATACGAATCAGATTACTCGTTTCTGTAACGATAATTTTGGACTTAAAACACTGCAAACAGGCGTAGACGGACCAAAGGTACGAGAAATCTCACGAAGAGATCTGGAGAAAGAACTTGCAGGGTTAATGGTAACAACCGAACGAGTTGCTATTTTATTACCAAGAACTGTACAAAAAATGAAATACCTTGATATGGATATTTTACCAGAAAACATACGAAATATGATAGGTGAAACAATGGATAATGGTTTTATAGCTGTTATGTATGTTGATGAAGTGAAAGGCATTGAATTTGATAAAGTTTTTGTTGTAAGTGCCAAAATGCGTCGTAATGAAAAGTATATAGCCTATACCAGAGCATTATCAGAACTGATTATTGTTGTGGATGAGAGTATAGCAGAATATGATACAGAATCCAACAAAAATCAAGAAATAAATACTAACAAAAAAGAGCATAAAACAGAGAGCAAGAAAAGAAAGTCTGCTGCGTTAAAATGGGATGGTAAAAAGAAACTACAGAAAGATGAAATAGTAGAGAAGTCATCAGTACAGGAGTTTTCAGAAGAAAGAGAGATTTTTTTGAATCAAATAGAAGTCGAAAACTCATCTCAATTTAAAGAACCTGTAAAGGAATTACTGGAGAATATTGAAAATTACTATAAGAAGTATGGAAAGCTTGATCTTCCCATAAGAGTAGCAGTAGATGGACAAAAATATTTATTGAAAGATAATTATGCACAATATGTTGTTGCCAGCAATCTAAAACTGCAAAAAGTAAATGCGATCTGTATAAAAAAAACGGATGAGATTCAAAGAAACCAGGAAAAGAATTTATCCGAGCAGAAAGAAGAGCTGTTGCCTGGTGCTCTAAATGAAGAAAAAAGAGTTGAACAACAATCAAGTGATCTATTACTCCATATATCCTGTATATACAAAGAGAAGAAAAATAAGTGCTACAATATTAACTGTGTTGAAAATATAGGAAAAAGATGTGTTCAAGATGAACAATGTGTTTTTTATATTGCGGCTACAGAGAAATTATCTGAATCAGAAAAGCATGAAATTGAAATGGACATAAAGAATGCAGAGATTTATCTTAGAAATAGTGAAACTGAAAAGCACAGAAAAATCACAACGACACAACCAGAACATTTTGATGGTATAAGAAGCATTCCTATAAATCAAATTGAAGTTCCACCATGTTTTAAAAAGAATAGGCCCGCAGAAAAGAAAATTGATTCTATGATTGAATATTATAAAGAACATGGACATTTTGATAAGCCTGTCACAGTTGTACTTCGGGATGACAAGTATGTGTTAAAAGACAAATTTTTACGATATTATGTCGGAAAAGAGTTAAAATTAAAAGAAATTGACGCAATATGTACAGTCGATCAACATTCAAAGGAAAGTGATGATAATGTGTGGTAG
- a CDS encoding sacsin N-terminal ATP-binding-like domain-containing protein, producing MELYKQISDANRIKYGTEAEKILRIIINQYSDRTHFIYEILQNAEDAGATRIQFHLKKEKLVIEHDGRPFNEKDIEGVCGIANGTKEDGTRIGHFGIGFKSVYCYTEHPYIYSGEYHFVIQNQLFPKEVPGSQEIAYDETCMILPFDKGEVPSSIAYQEIRDALTKKITAESIIMLNQISDVRIKIDGYPEEIEINKAKYSLDKKAYADNVFGLNMNTTITNTRSKQTRTKDADYLFFTDANAEATAIIFRVEGKELKAIQNSKIYAFFPTAKEAHQNFYIHAPFDTTPARDNFKEGAEYGKHNIELIKAVGELIWFAFQWMKNHQYLSVSGFNTVFPVYEYEADDVLYGIYQNSIDMIREEALLPTNVPGEFKKIQEICVPLWGIIVDTFDDNDLRALRRKRNISWLAKEFSTEAYRDARAFLNQNFKLETLEWKDLVLNMDAFFLSQKQLSWMEALMSRIESYCIKRATYDSHYIDVSQIPFVRTVSQEQICARDEHGKLQVYLNNPDIAKYRIESTFIKNECIRSFYRRALEIPEYNIEQETIENILPKYESANVKFKTKDPITENIDDLKVIKDAIYTNTSILERIKDKYIVTDGKNWYRPEEMYLCSNDTRSGYALVKGIIRIKYLADTYFDGTIRSLKLDEDFFKKIGCNAGIRMMPASRDEYLRAIRKYCGAKAESDYRTNIFFKTYISKKLDWSFNYEGFPDIFTDMTKEKSLSIARFLNPNAMNFDIQGELVAADDQHFSGKNVESMMAYSMLGLQLCYEKWIYIQGDPFPHRPLEIDKEDLLPEYKTAKRLMAILPFKEVKSALTEWLDANIDDKSDLNLIKHYLADPEALAKVAKAMAKNEAQMEAKKNKVKSAKELIEQGDRKQRESGKDDMELEISPISEKGKLKREQNLDRQLADSMDNFISVARGLSFSSRPSNKEERIFLEQEYDGHCQICLKQIRKYNGEHYFEAINIIKFSKLPERLANSGKYGWNSLCLCPNCAAEYNYCSKKISSLYDQVMQMEVEPGSEETLDIGIEMPEGKARRIRYSPRHFMALKEAFKIFADEK from the coding sequence ATGGAGTTATATAAACAAATTAGTGATGCGAATAGAATCAAGTACGGTACAGAGGCTGAAAAGATTCTGCGGATCATTATTAACCAATACAGTGATAGAACGCATTTTATTTATGAAATCCTGCAAAATGCTGAAGATGCTGGAGCTACAAGAATACAATTTCATTTGAAGAAAGAAAAACTGGTTATTGAACATGATGGACGTCCCTTTAATGAAAAAGACATTGAAGGCGTGTGCGGTATTGCAAACGGTACAAAGGAAGATGGAACCAGAATAGGACATTTTGGAATAGGATTCAAGTCGGTGTATTGTTATACGGAACACCCATATATTTATTCCGGCGAATATCATTTTGTAATTCAGAATCAGTTATTTCCAAAGGAAGTACCAGGAAGTCAAGAGATTGCTTACGATGAAACATGCATGATTCTGCCTTTTGATAAGGGGGAAGTTCCTTCTAGTATTGCATATCAGGAAATTAGAGATGCTTTAACGAAGAAAATAACGGCTGAAAGCATCATTATGTTAAATCAGATTTCGGATGTGAGGATAAAAATTGACGGATATCCGGAAGAAATAGAAATAAATAAAGCAAAATACTCTTTAGATAAAAAAGCATACGCAGATAATGTATTTGGATTGAATATGAACACGACGATAACGAATACTCGTTCTAAACAAACTAGAACAAAAGATGCAGATTATTTGTTTTTTACAGATGCAAATGCGGAAGCAACAGCAATTATATTCCGGGTAGAAGGGAAAGAGCTGAAAGCAATCCAAAATAGTAAAATTTATGCGTTTTTCCCGACTGCAAAAGAAGCACATCAGAATTTTTATATACATGCACCATTTGATACGACACCGGCAAGGGATAATTTCAAAGAAGGTGCAGAATATGGCAAGCATAATATTGAATTGATAAAAGCAGTAGGAGAATTGATATGGTTTGCATTCCAATGGATGAAAAATCATCAGTATTTATCAGTATCTGGATTTAATACAGTTTTTCCTGTCTATGAGTACGAAGCAGATGATGTATTGTATGGGATATACCAGAACAGTATAGACATGATCCGTGAAGAGGCTTTGTTACCAACAAATGTTCCTGGAGAGTTTAAAAAAATTCAGGAAATCTGTGTACCACTATGGGGGATTATAGTAGATACTTTTGACGATAATGATCTCAGAGCATTAAGAAGAAAGAGAAATATAAGCTGGCTGGCAAAGGAATTTTCTACGGAAGCATATCGTGATGCCAGAGCCTTTTTGAATCAAAACTTTAAACTTGAGACGTTAGAGTGGAAAGATTTAGTCTTGAATATGGATGCATTCTTCCTGAGCCAGAAACAGTTGTCCTGGATGGAAGCACTAATGTCAAGAATTGAAAGCTACTGTATAAAAAGGGCAACCTACGATAGTCATTATATTGATGTTTCTCAGATACCTTTTGTAAGAACTGTAAGTCAGGAACAAATTTGTGCCCGTGATGAACATGGAAAATTACAGGTTTATTTGAACAATCCAGACATTGCAAAGTATCGAATAGAAAGTACATTTATAAAAAATGAGTGCATCCGGAGCTTTTATAGACGTGCCCTCGAAATACCGGAATACAATATTGAACAGGAAACGATTGAAAACATACTTCCTAAATATGAAAGTGCAAATGTAAAATTTAAAACGAAGGATCCAATAACAGAAAATATTGACGATCTGAAAGTTATTAAGGATGCTATTTATACAAATACATCTATTTTGGAACGGATAAAAGATAAATACATCGTTACAGACGGTAAGAACTGGTACCGACCCGAGGAGATGTATCTTTGTTCCAATGACACAAGAAGCGGCTATGCATTAGTTAAGGGTATTATAAGAATCAAATATCTTGCAGATACTTATTTCGATGGAACGATAAGGAGCTTGAAATTAGATGAAGACTTCTTTAAAAAGATTGGATGCAATGCAGGAATTCGTATGATGCCTGCTTCAAGGGACGAATATTTACGTGCTATTCGGAAGTATTGTGGAGCAAAGGCAGAGTCTGATTACCGAACTAACATTTTCTTTAAAACTTATATCTCAAAGAAATTGGACTGGTCTTTTAATTATGAGGGATTTCCAGATATCTTTACTGATATGACAAAAGAAAAATCATTATCGATTGCCAGATTTTTAAATCCAAATGCAATGAACTTTGATATTCAAGGGGAATTAGTGGCAGCAGACGATCAACATTTTAGTGGGAAAAATGTAGAAAGCATGATGGCTTATTCTATGCTCGGTCTGCAGTTGTGCTACGAAAAATGGATTTATATACAGGGAGATCCTTTTCCGCATAGGCCTCTTGAAATTGATAAAGAAGATTTACTTCCTGAGTATAAAACAGCCAAAAGACTGATGGCTATTTTACCGTTTAAAGAGGTAAAAAGTGCGTTGACAGAATGGCTGGATGCAAATATAGATGATAAGTCTGATTTAAATCTGATAAAACATTACCTTGCGGATCCAGAAGCATTAGCTAAAGTTGCGAAAGCAATGGCAAAGAATGAAGCTCAGATGGAAGCAAAGAAAAACAAGGTAAAATCAGCAAAAGAACTAATTGAACAAGGGGATAGAAAACAGAGAGAATCGGGAAAAGATGACATGGAGTTGGAAATTTCACCGATATCTGAGAAAGGAAAACTGAAAAGAGAGCAAAATTTGGATCGCCAATTAGCCGATTCTATGGATAATTTCATAAGTGTTGCAAGAGGTCTTTCGTTTTCAAGTAGACCAAGTAATAAAGAAGAAAGAATATTCCTGGAGCAAGAATATGATGGACATTGCCAGATCTGTTTAAAACAGATACGAAAATATAATGGAGAACATTACTTTGAAGCAATCAACATTATAAAATTTAGTAAGCTACCAGAGAGGTTGGCAAATAGCGGGAAATACGGATGGAATTCGTTGTGCTTATGTCCAAACTGTGCGGCAGAATATAATTATTGCTCTAAGAAGATATCTTCTTTATATGATCAGGTAATGCAGATGGAAGTTGAACCAGGATCTGAGGAAACTTTAGATATTGGAATAGAGATGCCTGAAGGTAAAGCACGCAGGATTAGATACAGCCCAAGACATTTTATGGCATTGAAAGAGGCATTCAAAATATTTGCCGATGAAAAATAA